From the Pseudomonadota bacterium genome, the window TCGCCATCAGCGCCGTCACGACCACCGTCTGCAACGGGTAGCGAACGCCCTGTGGGCGCCGCGGGTCGGGTAACGAACCCAACGTTTGTTGAAAAAAATCCAGCGCTTGGGCTTCATTGCCCTGTTCGACCCTCTGAGCCTGTGTGGTCCGTGGCATTCGACCGACCTCCTGGGGCCGGACGCCATGCCCGGCACACAGGGTCGATCACCTTTTCAAGCTCTTGTCCAGCATTTTTAGAACTCGATCGCCCTGAGAACTCGATCGCCCTGGCTAGTGCTAGTGCTCGTATCGCGGTACTAGTGTCCTGAACCCCAGGCCCCAGGGACGGGCACGATGACTTTACGCACGCTGACCCTGGCTCTCACCTCCCTGCTGGCGTCGCAGGCGCTCGCGCACGAGCCTCTTCGGGTCCTGTACGACCAGAAGTGCTCGACGCGCGACGGAGTCAAGCTGTCGAGCGACGTCTATCTACCGACTGCGCCCGGCCGCTACCCTGTGATTCTCGTGCGCTCGCCGTACAACAAGGTGTCTGACCGAGTTCTCGACAAGGCTCGCTATTTCACGTCCAAGGGCTACGCCTACGTCTACCAAGACGTGCGCGGCCGCGGCGACTCCGATGGTGTGTTCGTGCCCTACCGCAACGAGGGCCGGGACGGCTACGATGCCATCGAGTGGGCGGCCGCTCAGCCCTGGTCGAACGGCAAGGTGGGTACGCTCGGGGGCTCCTACCTGGGTCGCGCCCAATGGCTTGCGGCCCTGCAGAGGCCGCCCCACCTGATCACGATGGTGGCGCTGGTCACGCCTTCCGACCCCTTTGTCGAATGGCCCACGGGTGTTCCCATCCCCATGCACCTGAGCTGGCTTCACTATGTCAGCGGCCGTATCAACCAGAACATCAAGGGGGTCAACTGGAGCCAGCTGTACCATCACCTTCCGCTGATCGACATGGATGACGCCTCGGGCCGGCCGATCCCAACCTGGGACGAGGAGATCCGGCACTCGGGGCTGAGCGCCTGGTGGGATCCGATTCGCTACCAAAACCGCTACGAACAGGTCGGCGTGCCGGTGCTGCACATCTCCGGCTGGTACGACGACGAGCAGGTCGGTACCCCCCTGAACTTCGCCAACATGCGCAAGCGTGGCGGGACTGCCCACGCGCGAGCGAACCAGCGCCTGTTGATGGGCCCGTGGCCGCACCGGGTCAACTCCACGTCCAAGCTCGCCGAGGTCGATTTCGGCAAGAATGCCATCATCGATCTCAAGGACTATCAGCGACGCTGGTTCGATCTGTGGCTCAAGGGCCTGGACGACGGGATCGGTGCCGAGCCCCCCGTGCGCATCTTCGTCATGGGCGACAACCGCTGGCGCGATGAGAACGAGTGGCCGCTAGCCCGCGCCAAGCCCACGAAGTACTACCTCCACAGCCGGGGTCGAGCCAACAGCCGCTTTGGCAACGGGCTGTTGTCACGCCGGAGCCCGCGCAAGGAGCCGGCTGACAGCTACCGCTACGATCCCGCCGATCCGGTGCCCTTCATTACGGACCCTGAGTTTTCCCAAATAGGTAGCGCCGACGACTACCGCGCGGTGGAGCGCCGTGACGACGTCCTCGTGTATACGTCCGAGCCCCTGAAGCAGCGGCTGGAGGTCACCGGACCGCTGACCATGGTGCTGTACGCGTCTTCGAGCGCCCCCGACACGGACTTCACGGCCAAGCTGCTCGACGTATGGCCCAACGGCTACGCCCAACGCTTGAGCGACGGCCTTGTACGCGCACGCTATCGGCGCGGCCTCGACAAGGAGGTCTTTCTCAAGCCCGGCAATATCTACCGCTTCGAAATCGATCTGTGGAACACCTCTCAAGCCTTCCTGCCCGGTCACCGCATTCGCGTGGAAATCGCCTCGAGCGCGTTTCCCAAGTACGACAGAAACCTCAACACCAATGCCCCTCTCGGCCGCAGCACCCAAATGCGAATCGCGAAACAGCGAGTGCTCCATACGGGCCGCTACCCCAGCCACATGCTACTCCCGGTGATTCCAAACGCCGAGTCTCGAGTTAGCCGGTAACTCGAGATTTCCTAACGGTAACAAAAACCCGCCACGGAAACGTGTCCCCAGGGATCGGGCGAGGCGTCGGCCACGATGAGGGAAGCGTTGCGGCCCCGGTACTCCGATACGTCCCAGACGTAGGTCAGCATCCAGTTGCTGTTGCGTCCGCTCTGGCGGCGTACCTCGAGCCCCTCGACCATCAAGATCACGTGAAGGCGCAACCAATCCATACCGCCGCTCAGCAAGAAGTTGATCTCGTCCTCCTCGATCCGGAAGTTCTTGGAGACGAGGCTTCCCATCCTCCAGTCCCCAGGCGCGTTCGATCCGACAGCATCGAAACTCCCCACGTAGTAACCCTCGCAATCCAGGCCCAGGAGCCAGTCCGGGCGGGACTTGACCGCGACGGGCTGCCCAACAAAGGACGCCCCTTGCTGCGCCCAGTTCTTGAGTGAGCCGTCGGAGAAATCCGAATTCGGAAACAGCTGTTTGCTGCAGCGATGCTTCACCGCCGCAAGGCGCGAAAAAGGGCCCTGCCCATCGCGAAACGCCAGCGTCAAAGGCATCTCCGCCGCGTGCGCACTGCCGACTGCCACGCACGCGGCAAACACCAGCCCGGGCAATGCCCGCGCCGGAAACGGGCGCTTGAAACGTCCCAGCATCAGCAGCGCCGAAAGCGCCAGAAAGCCCTGGCAGACCGTGAAAGGAATAAAACGGTGCCAGTCGGCGGCCATCGGGACCAGCGCGTAGGGGACCACCAGCGCAGCAACATAAAGTGGTATCAGCGTCCGGGCTCCGGCGGAGCTCATCAACCAGCCCCCGAGCAGCAGCTGCAGGGCGAGCGTCGGGATCACAGCCAGGTTCATATCGAAGTTGGTCAGGTTCTTCGTGAGCTGTCCCTGTTGGATTGCGGCGCTCTCCGTCAGGGTCACTTGCAGGTGGTAAACTCCCGAGCGGGACCAATACGGGTCGATTGCGCCGCTCGCATTCATGGACGCCTGGAGCTTGAGAGCCAGCGCGGGGTCGTTGGCCACCGTGTGGTAACCCAGCACGAATACGGCCGCCGCCAACGGGACCGCGATCCACTTCAATCCGCTGACAAGGCTCTGCCAAAACCTCCCGCGGCGTTGATACTCACGAAAGACGAGCGCGAGGCAGACTGCCGGAAAGCCCAGCGCAAGAAAGGCCTCGTGCACCGTAAAGGTAAGCGTTGTCAGCAGGCACATCGGAAGATAAGCCCCGCGGGCGATCAAGCGCACAGAAACGATCGCTGACAGCACCAGAAGCTGATCGAAGTAGCCCACGAAGTTTGAAGTCGACACGACGAAGCCGGAGCACACAAACAGAGCGGCCGACGTCCACGCGACCGCGCTCTGGCTCTGCTCGCTGGCGTGCCGCCGCACGTCCTTGACCAGCCACAGGCACGCCGCTGCAAAGAGGAAGTAGCACAGCGCCGTGGTCCAGTTCAGTACATCCCTTACTTCCTGCGGTGCCTTGCCCAGCAGGAAAGGGCGTACCAGAGCGCCCGGCAACCCGCGCGTCACGAACCCGAACTCGTAGTGGTGCAGCCAGTGCGCCAGCCCGTAATCGTGCGCGAAGCGCAGCCCGCGTGCCGCAGTGACTAGGAACCCTGCCACGATGGCCGCTCCACCGATCGCCGGGGCAGCCGCTCGCGCCCGGAGGCTCAGCGACCAACGCCGTTCCCACACACGCTCGGCGCGCCGGGGCGATGCCAACGGCTGCCCACTCATGACCGCCCCACCCGTCCACCGCGATCCCGGCTGGGGCTGGTGCTCTCGGCC encodes:
- a CDS encoding CocE/NonD family hydrolase, which produces MTLRTLTLALTSLLASQALAHEPLRVLYDQKCSTRDGVKLSSDVYLPTAPGRYPVILVRSPYNKVSDRVLDKARYFTSKGYAYVYQDVRGRGDSDGVFVPYRNEGRDGYDAIEWAAAQPWSNGKVGTLGGSYLGRAQWLAALQRPPHLITMVALVTPSDPFVEWPTGVPIPMHLSWLHYVSGRINQNIKGVNWSQLYHHLPLIDMDDASGRPIPTWDEEIRHSGLSAWWDPIRYQNRYEQVGVPVLHISGWYDDEQVGTPLNFANMRKRGGTAHARANQRLLMGPWPHRVNSTSKLAEVDFGKNAIIDLKDYQRRWFDLWLKGLDDGIGAEPPVRIFVMGDNRWRDENEWPLARAKPTKYYLHSRGRANSRFGNGLLSRRSPRKEPADSYRYDPADPVPFITDPEFSQIGSADDYRAVERRDDVLVYTSEPLKQRLEVTGPLTMVLYASSSAPDTDFTAKLLDVWPNGYAQRLSDGLVRARYRRGLDKEVFLKPGNIYRFEIDLWNTSQAFLPGHRIRVEIASSAFPKYDRNLNTNAPLGRSTQMRIAKQRVLHTGRYPSHMLLPVIPNAESRVSR